AATGGGAAATAAAAGGATGAGTATAACTGGTACTCATCCTTAAATACTTTATGGATATGAAAGAAAATAACTGATAAAAGTATATAATATATATTAAAAAAAGTATCTTATGTAAATACATAAGAGTGTTTAAGATAATAGCAAAGGAAGAACTTGATAAAATCTAGATTTATTCTATAATCGTATTAGGAAGTAGGCACATTCAAAAGATATATATGCATAGAGTTCTTCCTATGTTATTTCAAGTGCTTTATACGAGTTAATAAACACATTTTAATTAAAAGGAGGATAACATGAAAAATATATTTTATTACAACACTAAGATCGGAAGAATTGGTATAGAAGAGAATGGTACAGCTATTACAAAATTAGATTTTATAAATAAAGATATGGAAGAAGAAATAATAGAAGAAAATGAAACAGCATTATTAAAAAAAGCTATAAATGAGCTTAATGAGTATTTAGATGGAAATCGTAGTTCATTTGATTTACCATTAGACCCTAAGGGGACAGAATTTCAAAAGAAAGTATGGAATGCTCTAAAAGAAATTCCTTATGGTGAAACAAGAAGTTATGGCGAGATTGCAAAGATAATTGGAAATGAAAAGGCAGCAAGAGCTGTTGGAATGGCAAACAATAAAAATCCAATTGCTATTATAGTTCCTTGCCATAGAGTAATTGGAGCTAATGGTAAGCTAGTTGGTTACGCAGGTGGGCTTGATTTAAAGGAAAAACTTCTTCAATTAGAGAGCATGAAGTAGTATATTAAAAAATTTGATAAAATATTATTCAGAGTTGTGTATTACAAAAGATATGAGGAGGAAATACAATGTTAAAAATAGGATGTCACTTATCAACTTCAAAAGGATTTAAAAATATGGGAAAAGAAGCTCTTAAATTAGAAGGAAATACATTTCAATTTTTTACTCGAAATCCAAGAGGAAGTAAAGCGAAAGCTATTGATGAAAAAGACGTAGCAGAATTCTTGGAATTGGCAAAAGAAAATAATTTTACTACAATATTAGCACATGCCCCTTATACATTGAATGCTTGCTCAGCGGATGAAAATACAAGAAATTTTGCAAAAGAATTAATGGAAGATGATTTAATTAGAATGGAATATACACCGAACAGTCTTTATAATTTTCATCCAGGCAGCCATGTTAAACAAGGGGTTGAGGTTGGGATTAAATATATTTCTGATATGTTAAATGAGGTGCTAAAACCAGAGCAAACAACAACTGTATTACTTGAAACAATGGCAGGTAAAGGCACTGAAATTGGCCGTACATTTGAGGAATTACAAGAAATTTTAAGTCGTGTAAAATTATCTGATAAGATGGGAGTATGCCTTGATACTTGTCATGTATATGATGCAGGGTACGACATTGTGAATAATTTAGATGGTGTGTTAGAACAATTTGATAAAATAATCGGATTAGATAAATTATGCGCAATACATTTAAATGATAGTATGAATGTATTTGAAAGTCACAAAGATAGACACCAAAAAATTGGAGAAGGTTCTATTGGTTTAGAAGCAATTACAAACATTATAAATCATCCTAAACTACGTAATTTGCCATTTTTCCTTGAAACTCCAAATGAACTTGACGGTTATGCAAAAGAAATAGCATTATTAAAAAGTCTTTACAATAAAAGCATATAAAAATCTAATTCATGCTAAATGTAGAATACTTTTTAGGAGATACTCCCACAGCTTTTTTAAATGACTTCAAAAAGTTGCTATAATCATTAAATCCACATTGAATATAGACATCATTAATACTTAAACCATTTGAAAGCATAGATTTTGCTATGGATATTCTTCTTGCAGTAATATATTTATTTATAGTGGTGCCAGTAGCCAATTTAAAAATTCTACAAATATATGATTCGCTTAAAAAAAAGTGTTCTGCTAAATTTTTAATAGTAATGTTTTCTATAACATTGTCGTTGATATAGACAATTATTTCTTGAATTTGATTGTGATATTTATAACAGGATAACAATGAATCTTCATTATCTACAAATGCTTTAGTTAAATAGGTCATCAATTCTATAAAACTTGAATACTCGATCATATCAGAACCAAAACCTTCAGTGCTCGTAATTTTATTTATGAAATATATAAATCTATTTTGCTGTTCTTTATCAAGTTCAATCTTATGACTAAAATTTTCATCACGATGTGTAAAACAATAGCTTAAATCTGTTTTATTAGTAGAGATAGATTTTAAAAAGTCAGGGTGAATAGAAATTACTATTCGCTCATGAATCATTTTATTTATTTGAGAAACATAGTGACTCTCAAACGGATTTATAACAAATAAATTCCCAGCATTAATATCATATAATTTATTATCTATTAAAAACTGTTTACCACCAGAAATAGAATAATAAATTTCATAACAATCATGTATATGAATAGACATGGTTTCTTCTTCAGTATGTAAATGAGCAACTGAAAAGTATTTATTTTTTATACAATTATTTATGGATTCTTTACATGATGTAAATTCCTTCATACAGTCACCTCGTTAAATATTAGTCTATTAATTTTAATTATACTAATCGCTTCAGTATTTGCAATATTTTAATGAAAATATAACAAGAAATAGTGAAAACATAATAGTATAATTAAATTAATAAACTAAGGAATAAACTAAGAGACCTAAATATAAGGAGGCAAATATTATGGATATGATTAAAAATTTTTCATTAGAAGGTAAGATAGCATTAGTAACAGGAGCAGCATATGGTATTGGATTTGCGATTGCAAAGTCTTATGCAGAAGCAGGAGCGACAATAGTGTTTAATGATATTAAGCAAGAGTTAGTTGATAAGGGATTAAAAGCTTATGAAGAAGCTGGAATAAAGGCATATGGATATGTGTGTGATGTTACAGATGAACCAAAGGTAATTGAATTAGTTGAAAAAATAGAAAAAGAAGTTGGAGTAATTGATATTCTAGTAAATAATGCAGGAATAATTAAGCGTATCCCAATGCTTGAAATGAAAGCAGAGGAGTTTAGACAAGTTATAGATGTAGATTTAACGGCACCATTTATAGTAGCTAAAGCTGTAATACCTGGAATGATTAAAAAGGGACATGGAAAAATAATCAACATATGTTCTATGATGAGTGAACTTGGAAGAGAAACTGTTTCAGCTTATGCCGCTGCTAAAGGTGGGCTTAAGATGTTAACAAGAAATATTGCATCTGAATATGGTGAATATAATATCCAATGTAACGGACTTGGACCTGGATACATAGAAACACCACAAACTGCACCGATTAGAACACCAGGACATCCATTTAACGAATTTATAATAGCAAAGACTCCAGCTGCACGTTGGGGAACACCAGAAGATTTAGCTGGACCAGCTATATTCTTAGCTTCTGATGCATCAGATTTTGTAAATGGTCATATTTTATATGTAGATGGCGGAATCTTAGCTTATATTGGAAAACAACCACAATAATAATTAAAATAACAAAATAGTAGTAAAATCAAACCGAATAATTAGGAGGCAAACAAAAATGAAAATAGCTTTAATAAATGAAAATAGCCAAGCGGCAAAAAATGAAATGATATACGCATCATTAAAAAAGATAGTAGAACCAATGGGACATGAAGTATTTAATTATGGAATGTATAGTGCAGAAGACCCAGCAGTATTAACATATGTTCAAAATGGTATTTTAGCAGCTATCCTTTTAAATTCAGGAGCAGCAGATTACGTAATAACTGGATGTGGAACAGGAGAAGGAGCAATGCTAGCATGCAATGCATTCCCCGGAGTATTATGTGGCCATGTAGTAGATCCTTCAGATGCATTTATGTTTGCACAAATTAATGATGGAAATGCAATAGCAATACCTTTTGCAAAAGGATTTGGATGGGGAGCAGAATTAAATTTGGAATATATATTTGAAAAATTATTCCAAGGTGAAAGTGGACAAGGATATCCAAAAGATAGAGTTGTACCAGAACAAAGAAATAAAAAAATATTAGATGAAGTTAAAAAAGTAACACATAAAGATATGGTAACAATCTTAAAAGAAATAGATCAAGATTTATTAAAGGGAGCTATAAGTGGAGAAAAATTTAAAGAATATTTCTTTAATAATTGTAAATCTATAGAGATAGAATCTTGTATTAGAAATATATTAGAGTAACACATTGAGCTAGTTTAATTTTATTATAACATGCTCTAACTAAACCTGCATTATTGGCGCATATTCTTCAGAATATATATGGTAATATGGTTTAGAATAAATATTATTTAAAATATATATGGTGATTAAACCACAAAAACTATAAAGTATCGTGATTAGTTTGACAGCTTTGCTTCAAATTCTAAAAAATATAATTTAAAACAGTTAATTATTACAGCAACTATACATGCAATTATATTGAGAAAACACTCTATGCCACTTTCAAGAAACTGTTTTAACAGTTTCTTGAAGTTATAGGCTGCGATTTTAAATCCAACCCATAATTTTGAGCGCAATAATCCCCGGATAGGCATGGTATCAATTTTATATCTTCTCCTCAAAACAGAAGGAATACCTTCTATACCAGCCCTTTTATTTGCAAGCTTTATATACTCACTCTCGTGCATTTTTTCTCTTTGAGTAGCTGTATTATAAGCTTTTTCGCTAACTCTTATGGTATTAAATTTCTTTGATATTTTCTTTGGACATTGTGAATTTAAAGGACATTTTTCACATGTACTGGAGTCAAATTTGGCTGTATAAGATTTTGAACTATAATAAGACTCTACAGGTTCGACTCCGTTAGGACAACAACTTATTACATTTTTTTCGTCATCTACAATGAATTTTGAATAACTCAGTTTATCAGTAGATACTTTTCTGCCAACTAGTTGACTTGGAATCATTTCAATTCCTTGTTTTAAAGCATTTTTGGCTTTTTCTTGTTCATAGTAAGCACCATCAACTAGTAGTTTACAGTTTGAATTTTTATTTTGTGAAGCTAAATTAGCAATAACATCATCAGCAAATTTTGAATCGCTGTGAATATTTTGCTTAAGGTCATAGCCTGTTATAACACTGTTTTTATCATTAAATGATTCTTGTATATTAACAACATAACCAACGTTACCACCATATTTTTTTCTGTAGGTTGCATCTTTGTCAGTTGGATTTTGTAAACTAGTTGAAGTTATATCTTTTGAATCTTTAATAACTAAATTTTTTGCAGCATCTTCTGTAGTTTGGTCCTGAATAACTCTATTTAAAAGTTGAAACTCTTCTGTTGAAGTAACTATATCTCCAGCTTTCAGAGCGATATTGTATAGAATTTTAGAATGTTCGATTAAAATTGAAAGTTTTGAATCAGCCTTTAAATCTTGAGTTCTATATATAGTGTCATTTTTATGCCCCTTTTCAAGGTACGGTTTTAGTTCATCACTTATAATAGGTGGATTTATTATATTTAGAGCTTTAATAAGTCTGCTATTTATAGAATATACTAGCTCAATTCTACTTAATTTTTTGCATGATGAACTAACCATTAACGAATCCACTCTAACTTTTTTATTATCAACAGATAAATACTTAGCAATGCTTTCGGATAAAGCTTCAACTTCAGCTTTTATTAAGTCTTCATTAGTTGACGCTTCATATTCAACAAGTCTGTTTCTAAAATTTGTTAGAGTATTTATAGATACTGGTTGTGTTTCATAATTAGTTGTATTTAAAGCATATTGATATCTTACATCGAAATGAATAGAGCCGATAAGCTCTTCATCAGTCTGCTGAAATATTTCTTTTATAATTAGTAAGCCAAGAATAACATTAATAGGTGAATTAGTCCTTGAGGCTTTATTGCTATATAAAACCGAAAAACGCTCCTCATTTATTCGCGGAAAAATATGATCCTTAAATGCCTTAGCCCAACTTTTATTTAAAATATCTTGAAGGTATTTTGGCATTTGGTTGATTGGTTCAAATAATGAAGTTTGTTGAAGGTCATTTTTGCAAAACATAGTAATTCTCCTCATACGTTTAATTTTATAATGCTATTATATCATTAAATTCTAATTGGATGATATTTGTCAGCTTTTTGTGGTCTAATCATATGGTAAGCCATATTAGAATATTCAGTGTCTAATTGTAGTAAGTAAAAACATACATTCAATTAGTATGGATATATTAAAAAAACTATCACAATACGTTAGAATAATAGAAAATAGACATAAAGAACCAGTCCTTTGAATATTCATGTCTATTTTTTAGTTATATGAAGAGTTGAAAAATATAGTACTTTTAATAATATCTCGTCATTAGGGGAAATTAAATTTGCAATATAAAAAGTAAAGAAAAGAGAGAGGGTATTAAACAATTAGCCACAATTTAAATTCAAGAATATAAAAAATATATAATATTACAAAAGACTAGATTGAATATATCCCATAACTTTACTAATATTATTGGCAACATTCATGAACTCATTTTTGTACTCTAATAAACTCTCTATATTATTAAAAAAAGTTACCGAGGAAAGGCTAGTAGCCGCAATAATTTTATTAGTTCTATCAAAAATAGGAACAGCTATGCATATAACGCCAGTATCACATTCAATGTTATCGAGTGAATATAAATTCTTTCTTATATCATGAATTTCATCTATAAGTACATTAATATCAGTTATAGTATTTTCGGCATATTTAACAAATTCAGTGTTTTTTAACAATTCTCTTATTTTATCATCAGGATACTGAGATAATAATAACTTACCAGAGGCAGTACAGTAAATTGGTGCTTTTTTACCTATGCTTGAAGACATTGTTATGTTTCTATTAGGATTTTCAGCCGATACTTTATCTACGTATATTATATTTGAATATGATTCGTCAGGAATACAAAGATGTATAACTTCATCAACTTTATTTGCAAAGTCATGTATGTAAGGTCTAGCAATACTTATTAAATCCATACTGTTTGTCATAGAAGTGGATAGATTAAGTACTTTTATATCAAGTTGATATTTATCATTATCTTTGTTTTGGGTAACATATTTTTTATATTTTAAAGTTGTGATAATTCTATGTATTGTGCTTTTACTTAATCCTAAAATTTTTGATAATTCTCCAATTCCACAACCTTTTGGGTATTCTGCTAAACAATCAAGTATGTCTAATGCACGTTCTACAGACTGAACTAAATTAAGATTATTTGAATCCTCAGACATATTAAATCCTCCATAAATAATTATTTACTTTATACTACATTGTAATATTTAATATAGATTTTAACAAATAAAAAATTTATAAGTTTTTATTGTAGCATTATTGACAATTGGGAGCGTAAATATTAAAATAACATTAGGTAGTGAAACAACGTTCC
The DNA window shown above is from Clostridium beijerinckii and carries:
- a CDS encoding methylated-DNA--[protein]-cysteine methyltransferase (Involved in the cellular defense against the biological effects of O6-methylguanine (O6-MeG) in DNA. Repairs alkylated guanine in DNA by stoichiometrically transferring the alkyl group at the O-6 position to a cysteine residue in the enzyme. This is a suicide reaction: the enzyme is irreversibly inactivated); translated protein: MKNIFYYNTKIGRIGIEENGTAITKLDFINKDMEEEIIEENETALLKKAINELNEYLDGNRSSFDLPLDPKGTEFQKKVWNALKEIPYGETRSYGEIAKIIGNEKAARAVGMANNKNPIAIIVPCHRVIGANGKLVGYAGGLDLKEKLLQLESMK
- a CDS encoding endonuclease IV, giving the protein MLKIGCHLSTSKGFKNMGKEALKLEGNTFQFFTRNPRGSKAKAIDEKDVAEFLELAKENNFTTILAHAPYTLNACSADENTRNFAKELMEDDLIRMEYTPNSLYNFHPGSHVKQGVEVGIKYISDMLNEVLKPEQTTTVLLETMAGKGTEIGRTFEELQEILSRVKLSDKMGVCLDTCHVYDAGYDIVNNLDGVLEQFDKIIGLDKLCAIHLNDSMNVFESHKDRHQKIGEGSIGLEAITNIINHPKLRNLPFFLETPNELDGYAKEIALLKSLYNKSI
- a CDS encoding AraC family transcriptional regulator produces the protein MKEFTSCKESINNCIKNKYFSVAHLHTEEETMSIHIHDCYEIYYSISGGKQFLIDNKLYDINAGNLFVINPFESHYVSQINKMIHERIVISIHPDFLKSISTNKTDLSYCFTHRDENFSHKIELDKEQQNRFIYFINKITSTEGFGSDMIEYSSFIELMTYLTKAFVDNEDSLLSCYKYHNQIQEIIVYINDNVIENITIKNLAEHFFLSESYICRIFKLATGTTINKYITARRISIAKSMLSNGLSINDVYIQCGFNDYSNFLKSFKKAVGVSPKKYSTFSMN
- a CDS encoding gluconate 5-dehydrogenase, which produces MDMIKNFSLEGKIALVTGAAYGIGFAIAKSYAEAGATIVFNDIKQELVDKGLKAYEEAGIKAYGYVCDVTDEPKVIELVEKIEKEVGVIDILVNNAGIIKRIPMLEMKAEEFRQVIDVDLTAPFIVAKAVIPGMIKKGHGKIINICSMMSELGRETVSAYAAAKGGLKMLTRNIASEYGEYNIQCNGLGPGYIETPQTAPIRTPGHPFNEFIIAKTPAARWGTPEDLAGPAIFLASDASDFVNGHILYVDGGILAYIGKQPQ
- a CDS encoding DDE transposase, whose protein sequence is MRRITMFCKNDLQQTSLFEPINQMPKYLQDILNKSWAKAFKDHIFPRINEERFSVLYSNKASRTNSPINVILGLLIIKEIFQQTDEELIGSIHFDVRYQYALNTTNYETQPVSINTLTNFRNRLVEYEASTNEDLIKAEVEALSESIAKYLSVDNKKVRVDSLMVSSSCKKLSRIELVYSINSRLIKALNIINPPIISDELKPYLEKGHKNDTIYRTQDLKADSKLSILIEHSKILYNIALKAGDIVTSTEEFQLLNRVIQDQTTEDAAKNLVIKDSKDITSTSLQNPTDKDATYRKKYGGNVGYVVNIQESFNDKNSVITGYDLKQNIHSDSKFADDVIANLASQNKNSNCKLLVDGAYYEQEKAKNALKQGIEMIPSQLVGRKVSTDKLSYSKFIVDDEKNVISCCPNGVEPVESYYSSKSYTAKFDSSTCEKCPLNSQCPKKISKKFNTIRVSEKAYNTATQREKMHESEYIKLANKRAGIEGIPSVLRRRYKIDTMPIRGLLRSKLWVGFKIAAYNFKKLLKQFLESGIECFLNIIACIVAVIINCFKLYFLEFEAKLSN
- a CDS encoding IclR family transcriptional regulator, whose translation is MSEDSNNLNLVQSVERALDILDCLAEYPKGCGIGELSKILGLSKSTIHRIITTLKYKKYVTQNKDNDKYQLDIKVLNLSTSMTNSMDLISIARPYIHDFANKVDEVIHLCIPDESYSNIIYVDKVSAENPNRNITMSSSIGKKAPIYCTASGKLLLSQYPDDKIRELLKNTEFVKYAENTITDINVLIDEIHDIRKNLYSLDNIECDTGVICIAVPIFDRTNKIIAATSLSSVTFFNNIESLLEYKNEFMNVANNISKVMGYIQSSLL